A DNA window from Lagenorhynchus albirostris chromosome 5, mLagAlb1.1, whole genome shotgun sequence contains the following coding sequences:
- the GPR160 gene encoding probable G-protein coupled receptor 160 — MTALTSENCSFQYQLHQTNQPLDGNSLLFLITLGKILLNILTLGMRRKNTHQNFMDYFCISLAFTDLLLLVNISIISYFRDFVLLGIRFTKYHICLFTQIISFTYGFLHYPVFLIACIDYYLNFCKATKLPFKCQKVFYFFAVILIWISVLTYVLGDPAIYQSLKVQNVYSYQCPFYISIQSYWLSFSMVMILFMAFITSWSEVITLVQAVRITSYMNETVLYFPFSSHCSYTVSSKKTLLPKLIICFLGTWLPFVLLQIIILLLKVQIPAYIEMNIPWLYFVNSFLIATVFWFNCHKLNFRNMALPVDPFVNWKCCFIPLTIHNLEQIEKPISVIIC, encoded by the coding sequence atgactgctcTTACTTCAGAGAACTGCTCTTttcagtaccagctacatcaaaCAAATCAGCCCCTAGATGGTAACTCTCTGTTATTCTTGATTACACTtgggaaaatattattaaatatcctCACACtaggaatgagaagaaaaaacacCCATCAAAATTTTATGGACTATTTTTGCATTTCACTAGCATTTACTGATCTTCTACTTTTGGTGAATATTTCCATTATATCCTATTTCAGGGATTTTGTACTTTTAGGCATTAGGTTTACTAAATACCACATCTGCCTATTTactcaaattatttcttttacttacGGCTTTTTGCATTATCCAGTTTTTCTGATAGCTTGTATAGATTATTACCTGAATTTCTGTAAAGCCACCAAGCTTCCATTTAAGTgtcaaaaagtattttatttctttgcagttattttaatttggatttcAGTCCTTACTTATGTTTTGGGAGATCCAGCTATCTACCAAAGCCTGAAGGTACAGAATGTTTATTCTTATCAGTGTCCTTTCTACATCAGCATTCAGAGTTACTGGCTGTCATTTTCCATGGTGATGATTTTATTTATGGCTTTTATAACCTCTTGGTCAGAAGTTATTACCTTGGTACAGGCTGTTAGGATAACTTCCTATATGAATGAGACTGTCctatattttcccttttcatcCCACTGTAGTTACACTGTGAGCTCTAAAAAAACACTCTTGCCCAAgttgattatctgttttcttGGTACCTGGTTACCATTTGTACTACTTCAAATCATTATCCTTTTACTTAAAGTACAGATTCCAGCGTACATCGAGATGAACATTCCGTGGTTATACTTTGTCAATAGTTTTCTCATTGCTACAGTTTTTTGGTTTAATTGTCACAAACTTAATTTTAGAAACATGGCATTACCTGTGGATCCATTTGTCAACTGGAAATGCTGCTTCATTCCACTTACAATTCATAATCTTGAGCAGATTGAAAAGCCTATATCAGTAATAATTTGTTGA